A section of the Macadamia integrifolia cultivar HAES 741 chromosome 9, SCU_Mint_v3, whole genome shotgun sequence genome encodes:
- the LOC122089605 gene encoding NDR1/HIN1-like protein 26, translating into MDRFKGRVVLEDRDKKNEEPEHFGRICDEDLSQGGELESSPQGRMKKEVNLLWFPYTFTLVYFFYLDVVGELRGKQKIVDRSLWTQIPTIGGRQPPFVFFRYSKNQFFFSVFSLIFLVWLILRPSKPEFYLKEADIYQLDVTAPHLLNSSIQVTMVTMNPNKKVGVYHDQLQVYASYKGQQITLYTSLPPFYQGHEDSNLLTASLVGLGLPVAPSLGYEVGRDQTAGSLVLSLKVNGRLRWKVWTWVSGRYRFNVDCVAIIAFRPYVVFLIN; encoded by the exons ATGGATAGATTCAAAGGGAGGGTTGTTCTTGAGGATCGTGACAAGAAAAATGAGGAACCTGAACACTTCGGGCGCATCTGTGATGAAGATTTGTCACAAGGGGGAGAGCTGGAAAGTTCCCCGCAGGGCCGG ATGAAAAAGGAGGTAAATTTACTTTGGTTTCCTTATACATTTACTTTGGTTTATTTCTTTTACTTGGATGTGGTGGGAGAATTGAGAG GAAAGCAAAAGATTGTTGATAGATCCTTGTGGACACAAATACCAACAATAGGAGGAAGACAGCCACCCTTTGTCTTCTTCCGCTATTCAAAGAATcagtttttcttctctgttttctcaCTCATCTTCCTTGTCTGGCTCATCCTACGCCCCTCCAAGCCTGAGTTCTACCTCAAAGAAGCCGATATCTACCAATTAGACGTCACAGCACCTCACCTTCTCAACTCTTCCATACAAGTCACTATGGTCACCATGAACCCAAATAAGAAGGTTGGGGTCTACCACGACCAGCTCCAAGTCTACGCCTCCTACAAGGGCCAACAGATTACTCTCTACACTTCTCTTCCTCCATTCTATCAAGGCCATGAAGATAGCAATCTGTTGACAGCTTCCTTGGTAGGACTGGGCCTCCCCGTGGCCCCATCTCTTGGTTACGAAGTGGGTCGGGATCAGACAGCAGGTAGTCTGGTTTTAAGTCTGAAGGTGAACGGAAGGCTCCGATGGAAGGTTTGGACCTGGGTTTCCGGCCGATATCGGTTTAATGTGGATTGTGTTGCCATTATCGCCTTTCGTCCATACGTTGTATTCCTCATCAATTAA